Proteins encoded within one genomic window of Zestosphaera sp.:
- a CDS encoding HDIG domain-containing protein produces MMVSRAEVYDLLTRHLKDERMIKHCIATEAIMRALAKKLGENEGMWGLVGLLHDIDYDYVGRDPLKHGLGALELLKGVLPDHALEAIAMHNDRNGFRSPSEAAVRLSHALRASDHLSGLIVATALVMPGKRLSEVKVESVMKKFKAKDFARNIDRNRILEIEKLGLSLEDFLSVGLEALNGVAGELGL; encoded by the coding sequence ATGATGGTCAGCAGAGCGGAAGTATACGACCTGCTAACCCGTCACTTGAAGGACGAGAGGATGATCAAACACTGCATAGCCACGGAAGCCATCATGAGGGCTCTAGCCAAGAAGCTCGGCGAGAACGAGGGTATGTGGGGTCTTGTAGGTCTCCTGCATGACATCGACTACGACTACGTTGGAAGGGATCCGCTCAAGCACGGGCTGGGCGCCCTGGAGCTCTTAAAGGGGGTCCTTCCCGACCACGCCTTAGAGGCGATAGCAATGCACAACGACCGAAACGGGTTCAGAAGCCCCTCAGAGGCTGCGGTGAGGCTCTCCCACGCGCTCAGGGCCTCAGACCACCTCTCAGGCCTCATCGTAGCAACGGCTCTAGTGATGCCGGGCAAGAGGCTGAGTGAGGTGAAGGTGGAATCCGTAATGAAGAAGTTTAAAGCCAAGGACTTCGCGCGCAACATAGACAGGAACAGGATCTTAGAGATTGAGAAGCTCGGCCTAAGCCTGGAGGACTTCCTCAGCGTCGGCTTGGAGGCACTTAACGGAGTCGCCGGGGAACTCGGCCTCTAG
- a CDS encoding dihydroorotate dehydrogenase, producing the protein MGSVHRSELPAVCGERLKPDFPKHSVTPARVSLNNALSQRFRVMRVRPQSLSYVPKPAQFFMVWIPGVDEVPLSVADYNADGEVTFIYEVRGFGTRKLSELGPGSFVGLKGPLGTPLDVSEGSSVLLVVGGSGVAPVPYITKYLASKGHRFEVVWGVKRRSELFNLGSFMSGVEYLHVATEDCSVGYCGLASELAETLLRRNRYDLVVGVGSKGMLRTLCRVTGGVTTYVVLEAMVKCGIGLCGSCYLPPTGKLLCVDGPVFTCGEVMEYLER; encoded by the coding sequence GTGGGTTCAGTGCATAGATCCGAGTTGCCTGCAGTTTGTGGGGAGCGCCTTAAGCCCGATTTCCCCAAGCACTCAGTAACCCCGGCCAGGGTTTCTCTGAACAACGCTTTGAGCCAGAGATTCCGCGTTATGAGGGTTCGTCCGCAGTCGCTGAGCTACGTCCCTAAGCCAGCTCAGTTCTTCATGGTTTGGATTCCTGGGGTCGATGAGGTGCCTCTGAGCGTGGCTGACTACAACGCGGATGGGGAGGTGACGTTCATATATGAAGTTAGAGGATTTGGGACGCGCAAGCTCTCAGAGCTGGGTCCAGGCTCCTTCGTAGGTCTTAAAGGGCCTCTCGGCACACCTCTAGACGTGTCCGAGGGGTCTTCAGTGCTTCTTGTTGTAGGCGGCTCTGGCGTCGCTCCAGTGCCTTACATAACTAAGTATCTGGCGTCTAAGGGTCATAGGTTCGAGGTGGTGTGGGGAGTTAAGAGGAGAAGCGAGTTGTTCAACCTAGGTTCCTTCATGAGTGGGGTCGAGTACCTCCACGTAGCCACTGAGGATTGTAGTGTCGGGTACTGCGGGCTCGCCTCAGAGCTCGCTGAGACATTGCTTAGGAGGAACAGATACGACCTGGTTGTGGGCGTTGGGTCTAAAGGGATGCTCAGAACCCTCTGCAGAGTTACTGGGGGAGTGACTACCTACGTAGTCCTCGAAGCCATGGTCAAGTGCGGAATCGGGTTGTGCGGCTCCTGCTACTTGCCGCCAACGGGCAAGCTTCTATGCGTCGACGGGCCCGTCTTCACGTGTGGAGAGGTGATGGAGTACCTTGAACGCTGA
- the pyrD gene encoding dihydroorotate dehydrogenase PyrD, whose amino-acid sequence MNAEADLSTAVAGVRLKHLLMNASGVLGAYPEHLVRLAGYGVAAVVTKTFTVSPREGYGPPIIIGLGCGGYLNAVGLANPGVDELPKVVRKGVELGLPVIVSVGGSAVEDYVRVASVALDSGANALELNLSCPHTKGYGLDVGSDPTNVFEVAGAVASVSSVPVIVKLGLSDNYVKSAGKALEAGARALTLINTVRAMAIDVYALKPVLSNIFGGLSGPPIHPIAVRVVYDVYREFSPDVIGVGGVVDWVSAAELILAGAKAIQVGSALALGRPRELISSILKGLSNWAVELGYSRVSDLVGLAHRK is encoded by the coding sequence TTGAACGCTGAAGCCGACTTAAGTACTGCAGTCGCCGGAGTCAGGCTGAAGCACCTCCTAATGAACGCCAGCGGCGTCCTTGGTGCGTACCCTGAACACCTCGTCAGGCTGGCTGGGTACGGTGTGGCGGCGGTGGTGACTAAGACCTTCACAGTATCCCCTAGGGAGGGCTACGGACCGCCGATAATTATCGGGCTGGGATGCGGGGGTTATCTCAACGCAGTCGGCCTCGCCAACCCGGGCGTCGACGAGTTGCCTAAGGTCGTCAGAAAGGGTGTGGAGTTGGGGCTCCCCGTCATAGTCAGCGTCGGAGGTTCGGCTGTGGAGGACTACGTGAGGGTGGCGTCAGTCGCCCTTGATTCAGGCGCTAACGCGCTCGAGCTTAATCTCAGCTGTCCTCACACGAAGGGCTACGGCCTTGATGTGGGCAGCGACCCGACTAACGTGTTCGAGGTGGCTGGGGCCGTTGCTTCGGTGAGCAGCGTACCAGTCATAGTCAAGCTGGGTCTGAGCGATAACTACGTTAAGTCCGCCGGCAAGGCGCTGGAGGCCGGTGCTCGAGCCCTCACGTTAATAAACACGGTCAGAGCCATGGCTATCGACGTCTACGCTCTGAAGCCCGTCTTGAGCAACATATTTGGAGGGCTTTCAGGACCTCCTATACACCCCATCGCAGTTAGGGTTGTCTACGATGTCTACAGAGAGTTCAGCCCTGACGTAATCGGGGTCGGCGGGGTCGTGGACTGGGTTTCAGCGGCTGAGCTGATTCTAGCTGGGGCTAAGGCTATCCAAGTTGGTTCGGCCTTAGCTCTCGGGAGGCCTAGGGAGCTGATCTCATCGATCCTGAAGGGGTTAAGCAACTGGGCTGTGGAGTTAGGCTATTCGAGAGTATCCGATCTAGTGGGTCTAGCACACAGGAAGTAG
- the pyrF gene encoding orotidine-5'-phosphate decarboxylase → MGKVVVALDPPPKENPESWVKERAEALGGSPSAFKVGLPLLLRTGIGILKEVVSASSRPVIADLKLADIGEVMSYAVEAVADAGVDAVIAHAFVGRRGALDKLVQTSREVGVKLLLLVSMSHPGSTEFIDKHLNELVAEALELGVWGVVAPATRVNVIRAVREAVGDKLLIYSPGVGAQGAEPGSAICAGADYEIVGRAVTGSPNPREALERIASEQERRVRLCRS, encoded by the coding sequence TTGGGTAAAGTAGTAGTCGCGTTGGATCCTCCACCTAAGGAGAATCCTGAATCGTGGGTTAAGGAGCGTGCGGAGGCTCTTGGGGGCTCGCCTTCAGCGTTTAAGGTCGGGCTTCCACTGCTCCTCAGGACAGGCATCGGCATTCTGAAGGAGGTTGTAAGCGCTTCCAGCAGACCCGTAATAGCGGATCTGAAGCTGGCCGACATAGGTGAGGTAATGTCGTACGCGGTTGAGGCAGTGGCGGACGCAGGGGTTGACGCAGTGATAGCCCACGCGTTCGTCGGAAGGCGTGGCGCGCTGGATAAGCTGGTGCAGACCTCGAGGGAGGTCGGCGTTAAGTTGCTACTTCTCGTGTCGATGAGCCATCCAGGCTCCACAGAGTTCATCGACAAACACCTCAACGAGTTGGTTGCGGAGGCTCTGGAGCTTGGCGTGTGGGGGGTTGTGGCTCCAGCAACTAGGGTGAACGTCATCAGGGCGGTCAGGGAGGCGGTTGGAGATAAACTACTTATATACTCTCCCGGCGTTGGCGCCCAGGGAGCTGAACCCGGAAGCGCGATATGCGCTGGAGCCGATTACGAGATAGTTGGGAGGGCCGTGACAGGCTCTCCTAACCCTAGGGAAGCCCTGGAGAGGATAGCGTCTGAGCAGGAGCGGAGGGTTAGGCTATGCAGGAGCTGA
- a CDS encoding 5-formyltetrahydrofolate cyclo-ligase codes for MSPADLIRFREDLRRSVWDLMESKNVARFPRPVYGRIPNFVGAESAAVRLLNLGLFNSSRVVKVNPDSPQKPVREMVLRSGRTLVMPTPRISEGFLLLDPGRIPEDAISYASTIRGSFEYGELVDPWSLPKVDLIVAGSVVVDSFGGRLGKGEGYSELEYGMLFECGKVTPDVCILTTVHDLQVVSGKIPMEPWDFTVDLIATPTRLIRARGPRVRPEGLLWEFIKPEKLAKIPTLKILKARGC; via the coding sequence ATGAGTCCGGCGGACCTCATTAGGTTTAGGGAGGACCTCAGGAGGAGTGTCTGGGACTTGATGGAGTCAAAGAACGTTGCTAGGTTCCCCCGCCCTGTGTATGGGAGAATCCCAAACTTCGTCGGGGCTGAGTCTGCTGCGGTGAGGTTGCTTAACCTGGGTCTATTTAACAGTAGTAGGGTTGTTAAGGTGAACCCAGACTCGCCGCAGAAGCCCGTGCGGGAGATGGTACTGCGTTCAGGCAGGACCCTTGTTATGCCGACACCGAGGATCTCCGAGGGTTTTCTGCTCCTGGACCCGGGTAGAATACCTGAGGATGCGATCAGCTACGCGTCAACCATAAGGGGTTCCTTCGAGTACGGTGAACTTGTTGATCCATGGAGCCTACCTAAAGTGGACTTAATTGTAGCGGGCTCCGTCGTTGTCGACTCATTCGGGGGGAGGTTGGGCAAGGGCGAGGGGTATTCAGAGCTTGAATATGGGATGCTCTTCGAATGCGGTAAGGTGACGCCCGACGTGTGCATATTAACTACGGTCCATGACCTGCAGGTGGTGAGCGGGAAGATACCCATGGAGCCGTGGGACTTCACCGTCGACCTAATAGCAACTCCGACCAGACTCATACGGGCGAGAGGCCCTAGGGTGAGGCCTGAGGGCCTGCTCTGGGAGTTCATCAAGCCGGAGAAGTTGGCTAAGATACCAACCCTGAAGATCCTTAAAGCACGCGGTTGCTAG
- a CDS encoding NfeD family protein, with translation MASGIIKWGLVLWLLLPLGLMISAATPPQGRVGVVAELVSTIDGGAVEVVSRAVSEALSRSSVLVLYIDTYGGYLAAADNIIKTVTESGLTVYTYIPPGGKAVSAGALIALLGERIFMGQASTIGAAQPLPSDEKTVSYVSGRFRTLAMQAFKGNESLVRIAEEFVTRNRVLSFNEAVAMGFAEPVNDLDGLKKLLGLDELVLVTYTPWDYLVSVFSAPIVSSLALIVGVALIFVEFVQAGFQGYAVGGVILLLLALYSMSVVPVSLFALALLMIGMALLLIEVMTPGFGAFGVTGIILMLVGSYEVLAGGGFGAPSTLTIAIAMGFAMIGGLMIYVGYEAGKTRRLRSRSLRERLLGEVGVAKTRVTTGSPGVVHVLGEDWTAYSTKGDIEPGSRVRVVEVKGLIVYVEKVEERIDESGGPH, from the coding sequence ATGGCCAGCGGCATCATTAAATGGGGTTTAGTGCTGTGGTTGCTCTTACCGCTAGGGCTTATGATCTCTGCTGCAACACCCCCACAGGGAAGGGTTGGGGTTGTCGCTGAGCTCGTCTCAACCATTGACGGAGGCGCTGTAGAGGTTGTTTCACGTGCTGTGAGCGAAGCGCTCAGCAGGTCGTCGGTGTTAGTGCTCTACATAGACACGTACGGTGGCTACTTAGCGGCCGCGGACAACATAATCAAGACCGTCACGGAGTCCGGCCTGACTGTGTACACGTACATCCCTCCGGGAGGTAAGGCGGTTTCGGCTGGGGCTTTAATAGCCCTGCTTGGCGAGAGGATATTCATGGGTCAAGCCTCCACCATAGGTGCCGCCCAGCCGTTACCCTCCGACGAGAAGACCGTTAGCTACGTGTCGGGCAGGTTCAGGACTCTTGCCATGCAAGCCTTCAAAGGTAACGAGTCCCTGGTGAGAATTGCTGAGGAGTTCGTGACCCGCAACAGAGTTCTGAGCTTCAACGAGGCTGTAGCGATGGGTTTTGCGGAGCCCGTCAACGATTTAGACGGTCTGAAGAAACTATTAGGTCTCGACGAGCTGGTTCTGGTGACCTACACGCCTTGGGACTACCTGGTATCTGTATTCTCAGCACCTATAGTCAGCTCGCTGGCCCTGATCGTGGGTGTGGCCCTCATATTCGTCGAGTTCGTCCAGGCAGGGTTTCAGGGCTATGCTGTGGGGGGCGTAATTCTGTTGCTACTTGCGCTCTACTCGATGTCCGTGGTGCCGGTAAGCCTCTTCGCACTGGCCCTGCTGATGATAGGCATGGCGCTCCTGCTGATTGAGGTAATGACCCCCGGCTTCGGGGCTTTCGGAGTGACGGGCATCATACTGATGCTGGTAGGCTCTTATGAGGTGCTCGCTGGAGGGGGTTTCGGAGCGCCCTCAACACTTACTATCGCCATAGCGATGGGCTTCGCCATGATCGGAGGGCTGATGATATATGTGGGTTATGAGGCCGGCAAGACCAGAAGGTTGAGGAGCAGGTCGTTGAGGGAGAGGCTGCTGGGCGAGGTCGGTGTGGCTAAAACGAGGGTGACGACCGGGAGTCCAGGGGTTGTTCATGTGCTGGGCGAGGACTGGACTGCTTACTCCACTAAGGGGGATATAGAGCCGGGCAGCAGGGTCAGGGTTGTGGAGGTTAAGGGGCTCATAGTGTATGTGGAGAAGGTTGAGGAGAGGATTGATGAGTCCGGCGGACCTCATTAG
- a CDS encoding creatininase family protein, which yields MPKWLHEMTWPEVKHYLEGDDRILVPVGSTEQHGRFAPLGTDTLVAIALAEDASDATGVPIVPPLWFGWSPHHMIAPGTISVRPEVLSEVLHDVVASLSDHGFRKFVVINGHRLVNIPWMQVVAERARRVLKVHVVLFDPAYMSREVASELGFGPVGHADEIETSHMLYRYPGLVKRELIRDCRPAERPLYHPDPRDVRDTLCYVPSTREDMERIGSISGDYISGSPSKASPEKGRRYHGHLVSRLVEVLEHLKSV from the coding sequence ATGCCTAAGTGGTTGCATGAGATGACCTGGCCTGAAGTTAAACACTATTTGGAGGGCGACGACAGGATCCTAGTGCCTGTAGGGAGCACCGAGCAACATGGTAGGTTTGCTCCGCTAGGCACTGACACATTGGTCGCGATAGCTCTGGCCGAGGACGCAAGCGACGCAACAGGGGTGCCTATAGTCCCGCCGCTCTGGTTTGGATGGAGTCCGCATCACATGATCGCGCCGGGCACAATAAGTGTGAGGCCTGAGGTTCTGAGTGAGGTCCTCCATGATGTCGTAGCTTCCTTGAGTGATCACGGCTTCAGAAAGTTCGTAGTGATCAATGGCCACAGGCTGGTGAATATTCCGTGGATGCAGGTGGTTGCTGAGAGAGCTAGGAGGGTTCTTAAAGTGCATGTAGTTCTCTTCGACCCAGCCTACATGAGTAGGGAGGTGGCGAGCGAGCTCGGCTTCGGTCCCGTCGGGCACGCGGACGAAATAGAGACTTCACACATGCTCTACAGGTATCCGGGGCTCGTTAAGAGGGAGCTGATAAGAGACTGCAGACCTGCTGAGAGACCTCTATATCACCCGGACCCCAGGGACGTCAGGGACACACTCTGCTACGTGCCGAGTACGAGGGAGGACATGGAAAGAATTGGGAGCATCAGCGGTGACTACATATCGGGAAGTCCTTCCAAGGCCTCTCCTGAGAAGGGTAGGCGGTACCATGGACACCTGGTCTCAAGGCTTGTGGAGGTGTTGGAGCATCTGAAGAGCGTTTGA
- a CDS encoding histidine phosphatase family protein, with product MLLAFMRHGRAEPLRPGMSDDERRLTPEGRDEAVKVIQILDLRPKYVVSSIVKRALETAELASKLLGGVEILPRRELTPELFNLESLKNLLTNLDLSDGETVMLIGHSPSIEDVIQELLNGFRLYLPPASLACLEVKHPELSEASLKLYIRPDYIRGK from the coding sequence ATGTTGCTCGCGTTCATGCGGCACGGGAGAGCGGAGCCTCTGAGGCCAGGTATGTCAGACGACGAGAGGAGGCTCACGCCTGAAGGGCGTGACGAAGCGGTCAAAGTAATCCAGATCCTCGACTTAAGGCCTAAGTACGTGGTGTCAAGCATCGTCAAAAGAGCGCTGGAGACCGCCGAGCTGGCTTCAAAGCTGCTGGGGGGTGTTGAAATCCTCCCACGCCGCGAGCTAACGCCGGAGCTCTTCAATCTCGAGTCTCTGAAGAACTTGCTGACCAACCTCGACCTCAGCGACGGCGAGACCGTCATGCTGATCGGGCACTCCCCAAGCATTGAGGATGTAATTCAGGAGCTTCTTAACGGGTTCCGGCTTTACCTACCGCCCGCGTCGCTGGCTTGCCTCGAGGTTAAACACCCTGAGCTGAGCGAGGCATCGTTGAAACTTTACATAAGACCGGATTACATTCGGGGAAAATGA
- the pyrE gene encoding orotate phosphoribosyltransferase: protein MQELIHELYKVGVVKLGSFVLSSGLTSPFYIDMRRIYSYPKVMRLIVDEVAKSVDMRPYEVLVGVATSGVALAAFIAAATGKPMAYVRLERKDHGTLSQVEGEVAGKSSLIIDDVATTGDSILRTYEVLKNSGSIPAGALVIVDREQGAGLRIAGLGMRYHYLMTARQLFTILHKDGLISDAAYDEVMKYLEGFGRK, encoded by the coding sequence ATGCAGGAGCTGATACACGAGCTCTATAAGGTCGGGGTAGTTAAGCTGGGTTCCTTCGTATTGAGTTCAGGTCTGACGTCGCCTTTCTACATAGATATGAGGAGAATCTATAGCTACCCTAAGGTCATGAGACTGATAGTTGACGAGGTCGCCAAGAGTGTGGATATGAGACCGTATGAGGTTCTAGTGGGCGTGGCCACCTCAGGGGTCGCTCTAGCAGCCTTCATAGCAGCCGCAACGGGCAAGCCTATGGCCTACGTGAGGCTTGAGAGGAAGGACCATGGGACGCTCAGTCAGGTGGAGGGTGAGGTCGCAGGCAAGTCCTCGTTAATAATAGACGATGTCGCCACTACAGGAGACTCGATACTCAGAACCTACGAAGTCCTCAAGAACTCCGGATCCATTCCAGCAGGGGCCCTAGTCATAGTGGATAGGGAGCAGGGGGCGGGCCTCAGAATCGCAGGGCTGGGCATGAGGTACCACTACCTAATGACGGCCCGCCAGCTCTTCACGATCCTCCACAAAGACGGCCTGATCAGCGACGCCGCATACGATGAGGTAATGAAGTATCTGGAGGGCTTCGGGAGGAAGTAG
- a CDS encoding DUF1847 domain-containing protein — protein sequence MRSPNCAYCRTKPCSRNPEAIKPNICPMVVYPEVVQNALSRYSGFVEEIHRTASLVEKEGYCTWPRLREIVEFARKLGLRRLGVAFCIGLSSEAEQVVKYFESKGFEVYSVCCKCGGVDKTRVGLSEDQKLTPGTHESMCNPVVQADLLNAVGTELNVVVGLCVGHDTLFIMHSKAPVTYLIVKDRVTGHNPAAAIYVQNYFRARL from the coding sequence ATGAGGTCTCCTAACTGCGCTTATTGCAGAACCAAACCATGTAGCAGGAACCCAGAAGCCATCAAGCCCAACATATGTCCCATGGTGGTCTACCCGGAGGTCGTTCAGAACGCCCTCAGCAGGTACAGTGGCTTTGTGGAGGAGATCCACAGGACGGCCTCCCTAGTGGAGAAGGAAGGTTATTGCACCTGGCCTAGGTTGCGTGAGATCGTTGAGTTTGCCCGGAAGCTTGGCTTAAGAAGATTAGGGGTGGCTTTCTGCATAGGTCTGAGCAGTGAGGCCGAACAGGTCGTCAAGTACTTTGAGAGCAAGGGTTTCGAAGTCTACTCAGTGTGCTGTAAGTGCGGTGGTGTTGACAAGACGCGGGTGGGTTTGAGCGAGGATCAAAAACTAACCCCAGGCACGCATGAATCCATGTGCAATCCAGTGGTTCAGGCGGATCTCCTGAACGCTGTCGGCACGGAGCTAAACGTGGTGGTGGGCCTGTGCGTCGGTCACGACACTCTCTTCATAATGCACTCTAAAGCTCCCGTGACGTACCTGATAGTCAAGGATAGGGTGACAGGCCACAATCCTGCTGCCGCAATTTACGTCCAGAACTACTTCAGAGCGAGGCTCTGA
- a CDS encoding alanine racemase produces the protein MRLFELATPNVLVNLDALEANIREMADLCRSHGKSLWPMVKTHKSSTIARMQYEAGAEGFLVGTVDEAEVLVSKGFANIMMAYPIANPENLKRVIALAGRARVMLTIDNVDVAHLTSKLLRESGVSLEYLIKIDSGGHRLGVEPEGVVDLAERLQGLPNLRLRGVCTHSGHAYASRNAEEVRRSAEDEVRALRTAATLLRERGHDVDIVATGCTPTSRHVVKSDVVNVMRPGNYVFYDATQVALGTVTEDRCALTVLATVISRPAPDRLIIDAGSKTLSSDRGAHSTTILKGYGIVKGHPELTIVSLSEEVSKALVDGATDLRVGDKVEIIPSHSCVVANNTSYLIGYRKDEVEALIPVDARERVKPPVAVRVIE, from the coding sequence GTGAGGTTGTTTGAGTTAGCAACCCCCAACGTTCTGGTGAACCTGGATGCCCTAGAGGCTAACATACGGGAGATGGCTGACCTCTGCAGATCCCACGGCAAGAGTCTGTGGCCCATGGTTAAAACTCACAAGAGCTCCACCATAGCTAGAATGCAGTATGAGGCAGGCGCTGAGGGCTTTCTCGTAGGCACCGTAGATGAGGCCGAGGTCCTCGTGTCTAAAGGCTTCGCTAACATCATGATGGCCTACCCAATAGCGAATCCGGAGAACTTGAAGCGCGTCATAGCTCTGGCAGGGAGGGCACGTGTAATGCTTACTATAGACAACGTCGATGTAGCCCACCTAACCAGCAAGCTCCTGAGGGAGAGCGGTGTTAGCTTGGAGTACCTGATTAAGATCGATAGCGGTGGCCATCGCCTCGGCGTCGAGCCTGAGGGGGTGGTCGACCTGGCCGAGAGGCTTCAGGGACTCCCTAACCTCAGGCTTAGAGGGGTCTGCACACATTCAGGACACGCTTACGCATCCAGGAACGCTGAGGAAGTCCGTCGAAGCGCTGAGGATGAGGTGAGAGCCTTAAGGACTGCCGCAACCTTGCTGAGGGAGCGTGGTCATGACGTGGACATAGTTGCTACGGGTTGCACCCCCACATCCAGGCACGTCGTTAAGTCTGACGTCGTGAACGTCATGAGGCCGGGCAACTACGTCTTCTACGACGCAACGCAGGTAGCTCTGGGGACCGTTACTGAGGACCGTTGCGCTCTCACAGTCTTAGCCACCGTGATATCGCGTCCAGCCCCGGACAGGCTGATCATAGATGCGGGTAGCAAGACCCTCAGCTCCGACAGAGGGGCTCACAGCACGACCATCCTCAAGGGCTACGGAATTGTAAAAGGGCATCCGGAGCTCACCATCGTCAGTCTGTCCGAGGAGGTGAGTAAGGCCCTCGTCGACGGCGCGACGGACTTGAGGGTCGGGGATAAGGTGGAGATCATACCCAGCCACTCCTGCGTGGTCGCCAATAACACCAGCTACCTGATCGGCTACAGGAAGGACGAGGTCGAGGCTCTAATACCTGTTGACGCGAGGGAGAGGGTCAAGCCACCCGTCGCTGTCAGGGTAATTGAGTAA
- a CDS encoding mRNA surveillance protein pelota, translating to MKVLDKDLRKGWVKVRIEDVDDLWVIKNVVREGDVVVARTTRDVKMDGEGKRRLPMTLAVRVGKLYFQPFASRLRIHGVVVEGPEEYGLKGSHHTLNVDVGGELTIFKESWSHAALKRLTDTSSRKRFRALLVAADFDEASLAMLYDQGVRFLNDLSLPGLRSDKESSVEAIAKQVAGEVLRYMESEGVDFVVVGSPAVLREVIAEEVKARAGGRARVFVDSVSIGGRAGIEELLRRDSVKNLLQEFVVVEGEAILGKFLKLLATEPDRVAYGLEDVGLAARNNAVETLLVVEDLLSSDESGRVDELLNAVEERGGRVRIIPAESPLAVKLKGLGGVIAVLRFALQRNH from the coding sequence GTGAAGGTGCTTGACAAGGATTTGAGGAAGGGCTGGGTTAAAGTGAGGATTGAAGACGTTGACGACCTCTGGGTGATTAAGAACGTGGTTAGGGAGGGGGATGTGGTGGTGGCTAGAACCACTAGGGATGTGAAGATGGATGGTGAGGGTAAGAGGAGGTTGCCGATGACGCTGGCGGTCAGGGTTGGGAAGCTCTACTTCCAACCCTTCGCAAGCAGGCTGAGGATCCACGGCGTGGTGGTTGAGGGCCCTGAGGAGTACGGGCTGAAGGGATCTCACCATACGTTGAACGTGGATGTTGGCGGTGAGCTGACGATATTCAAGGAGTCATGGAGCCATGCTGCGCTGAAGAGGCTGACAGACACCTCGAGCAGGAAGAGGTTTAGGGCGTTGCTGGTCGCCGCGGACTTTGACGAGGCCTCCCTAGCCATGCTTTACGATCAGGGCGTCAGGTTCCTGAACGACCTGAGCCTGCCCGGCCTGAGGAGTGATAAGGAATCGAGTGTGGAGGCCATAGCTAAGCAGGTTGCGGGCGAGGTTCTAAGGTACATGGAGTCAGAGGGCGTGGACTTTGTTGTGGTCGGGTCCCCGGCCGTCCTCAGGGAGGTCATAGCTGAGGAGGTTAAAGCTCGTGCAGGGGGCAGGGCTAGAGTCTTCGTCGACTCAGTATCGATAGGCGGTAGGGCCGGGATTGAGGAACTCCTCAGGAGGGACTCAGTTAAGAACCTATTGCAGGAATTCGTGGTGGTTGAGGGTGAGGCAATACTCGGCAAGTTCCTTAAACTGCTGGCCACCGAGCCGGACAGGGTCGCCTACGGGCTGGAGGACGTCGGGCTTGCCGCCCGCAACAATGCAGTGGAAACCCTGCTGGTGGTCGAGGACCTGCTCAGCTCCGATGAGTCAGGCAGGGTGGACGAGCTGCTTAACGCTGTAGAGGAACGTGGAGGTAGAGTAAGGATAATTCCGGCAGAGTCCCCGCTGGCCGTTAAGCTGAAGGGATTGGGAGGGGTCATAGCTGTCTTGAGGTTCGCCCTTCAAAGGAACCACTAA
- a CDS encoding SPFH domain-containing protein — protein MIDPVTLVVIAIFLAIFLGIVLSHLKIIPEYKRLVVFRLGKIISIKGPGLVFLVPIIDSGVWIDLREMVLDIPPQTCITKDNAPVNIDLLIYMKVFDPELAVKSVQNFVMASTGIAVTTLRAIVGDLLLDDVLARRDYINQSLRAKLDEVTDRWGIKITSVEIKEIKPPSEVQEAMIKQMAAERSKRAMILEAEGKKQSAILEAEGYKEARIRKAEGDMQAAILEAEGRRKALLEVEEAARQLTPNTLLLRYYETLEKIAVAPSSKIVIPLEISKFLTRLDEFLKK, from the coding sequence ATGATTGATCCAGTAACCCTGGTAGTAATTGCTATATTCCTAGCCATCTTCTTGGGCATCGTACTATCACACCTGAAGATAATTCCCGAGTATAAGAGGCTCGTGGTGTTCAGGCTCGGCAAGATAATATCCATTAAAGGGCCCGGCCTGGTCTTCCTGGTGCCGATAATAGATAGCGGTGTGTGGATAGACTTAAGGGAGATGGTCCTCGACATACCTCCTCAGACCTGCATAACTAAAGATAACGCGCCCGTTAACATAGACCTCCTGATATATATGAAGGTTTTCGATCCAGAGTTGGCTGTTAAGTCCGTTCAAAACTTCGTGATGGCGTCCACAGGCATTGCCGTGACCACGCTCAGAGCCATAGTGGGCGACCTGCTCCTGGATGACGTCTTGGCGAGGAGGGACTACATAAACCAGTCGTTGAGGGCTAAGCTCGACGAAGTTACTGACCGCTGGGGGATAAAAATAACCTCAGTCGAGATCAAGGAGATTAAACCGCCGAGCGAGGTTCAGGAGGCGATGATAAAGCAGATGGCGGCTGAGAGGAGTAAGAGGGCGATGATACTTGAGGCGGAGGGTAAGAAGCAGTCAGCGATTCTTGAGGCGGAGGGCTACAAGGAGGCGAGAATAAGGAAGGCTGAGGGTGACATGCAGGCGGCCATACTTGAGGCGGAGGGCAGGAGGAAGGCGTTGCTTGAGGTTGAGGAGGCGGCCAGACAGTTAACGCCGAACACATTGCTGCTGAGATACTATGAGACTCTTGAGAAGATAGCAGTAGCCCCGTCCTCAAAGATAGTCATACCGCTCGAGATAAGTAAATTCCTGACAAGGCTTGACGAGTTCCTTAAGAAGTAG